Proteins from one Coffea arabica cultivar ET-39 chromosome 8c, Coffea Arabica ET-39 HiFi, whole genome shotgun sequence genomic window:
- the LOC113706234 gene encoding F-box/LRR-repeat protein At3g48880, translating to MENSAVASRTTEEAGENFRDWSKLQTDMLLKIFALVSVMDRILNVSAVCHSWRSACSHKILSSTLDTSEIRNEMDTKTRRGRTRLMVILICGVNLAGENLTTLIIDSILEVNDKILTRAAKRCPNLMCLGLLWPYRATSRGLRTAFESWTNLQSMSISFNSLLSHVNIFKAIGQNCPNFTELKVHAPFVSQETAQIASQFIPHLKVLRLQCKMVSKDAAVAVLDGLQDLEELYISIQKVEYVAPVTGVFRPAIMRDPRVLSKASRLRVYHVCYAGECSSCPASSMGPPPSNVV from the exons ATGGAAAACAGCGCCGTGGCAAGCCGCACCACCGAGGAAGCGGGTGAAAACTTTCGTGACTGGTCCAAGCTGCAAACCGACATGCTCTTGAAGATTTTTGCCCTAGTCAGCGTGATGGACAGGATCCTGAACGTCTCTGCCGTCTGTCACTCCTGGCGCTCGGCCTGCTCCCACAAAATTCTCTCGAGTACTCTCGACACTAGTGAAATCAGAAACGAAATGGACACCAAGACTCGTCGTGGAAGAACTCGACTTATGGTCATTCTCATCTGCGGTGTTAATCTGGCAGGTGAAAATTTGACCACGCTGATTATTGATTCCATATTGGAGGTGAACGATAAAATTCTTACTCGGGCAGCCAAAAG GTGCCCAAACTTGATGTGTCTGGGGCTGCTGTGGCCATACCGGGCAACATCCAGAGGCCTGAGAACTGCATTCGAATCCTGGACAAACCTCCAATCTATGTCCATTTCATTCAATTCCCTCCTCTCCCATGTCAACATCTTCAAGGCGATCGGCCAGAACTGCCCCAACTTCACTGAGCTTAAAGTCCATGCGCCTTTTGTCTCCCAAGAAACAGCCCAGATCGCATCACAATTCATACCCCACTTGAAGGTGCTAAGGCTACAATGCAAAATGGTCTCAAAAGATGCGGCAGTTGCAGTATTGGACGGACTGCAAGACCTTGAGGAGCTTTACATATCCATCCAGAAGGTCGAGTATGTAGCTCCTGTTACTGGCGTGTTTCGTCCAGCAATCATGCGTGATCCAAGAGTGCTCAGCAAGGCTTCCAGGCTTCGAGTTTATCACGTTTGTTACGCGGGAGAATGCAGCTCTTGTCCGGCCTCCAGCATGGGACCTCCACCATCGAATGTTGTTTGA